The following coding sequences are from one Nicotiana tomentosiformis chromosome 3, ASM39032v3, whole genome shotgun sequence window:
- the LOC104111146 gene encoding nuclear pore complex protein NUP50A-like: MGDTENSLQPSKKRAALKEISRDNPGLDDDEDTADQETGTFKRASEEVMASRRIVKVRRNQTTSTATAPSSNPFAAIRLPTESGVTSAVTTSNVESGKPEETGDAGEATGKEEGDVNKEGKKEPDQTSKTSEGNVDEPNANEEKDEIPNEPEKPESAEKKVAEDEKIQDETKEGTVVEKSESESKKDVEVEKTENEEQIDAGGEKSEKGTETASFSSFQQLSSSQNAFTGLAGTGFTSTTFSFGAISKEGSPLGFGSESGAGFGSLFGAKSDQPSFGLTLPTNGNNTLFGNSGSSIVNKGEGTGFPSKEEVSVETGEENEKPVFTADSVLFEFLDGGWKERGKGELKVNVSTAGEGKARLVMRTKGNYRLILNASLYPEMKLTNMDKRGLTFACLNSAGDGKEGLSTIALKFKDASIVEEFRAAVAKHKGTTTGSLKTPENSPKASDD, translated from the coding sequence ATGGGAGACACAGAGAATTCTCTTCAACCATCAAAGAAAAGGGCGGCTCTAAAGGAAATATCACGGGACAATCCTGGtcttgatgatgatgaagatacAGCTGATCAAGAAACTGGAACTTTCAAGAGAGCAAGTGAAGAGGTGATGGCAAGTAGAAGAATTGTCAAAGTTCGTCGCAATCAAACTACATCAACCGCAACTGCACCTTCATCTAATCCTTTTGCAGCGATTCGCTTGCCTACTGAATCTGGTGTCACTTCTGCTGTGACCACAAGCAATGTTGAGAGTGGGAAACCAGAAGAAACAGGTGATGCTGGTGAGGCAACTGGAAAGGAAGAAGGTGATGTGAATAAGGAAGGTAAAAAGGAACCTGATCAAACTTCTAAGACATCAGAAGGTAATGTTGATGAACCTAACGCTAACGAGGAGAAAGATGAAATTCCTAATGAGCCTGAAAAACCTGAATCTGCTGAAAAGAAGGTGGCTGAAGATGAGAAAATCCAGGATGAAACCAAGGAAGGCACAGTAGTTGAGAAGAGTGAAAGTGAAAGTAAGAAGGATGTGGAAGTCGAGAAAACAGAGAATGAAGAACAAATTGATGCGGGTGGTGAAAAAAGTGAGAAGGGTACAGAAACTGCATCATTTAGCTCATTCCAACAGCTTTCAAGTAGCCAAAATGCTTTCACAGGACTTGCAGGGACTGGGTTCACCAGCACTACGTTCTCCTTTGGAGCTATTTCAAAAGAGGGATCTCCTCTAGGCTTTGGCTCTGAATCAGGTGCTGGTTTTGGTTCTCTCTTTGGAGCAAAAAGTGACCAGCCATCTTTTGGGCTTACTCTTCCCACTAATGGAAATAACACTCTGTTTGGAAACTCAGGGTCATCCATTGTGAACAAGGGTGAGGGTACTGGATTTCCTTCCAAAGAAGAGGTCTCTGTTGAAACAGGGGAGGAGAATGAAAAGCCCGTATTCACAGCTGATTCCGTGCTGTTTGAATTTCTTGATGGAGGGTGGAAAGAGCGGGGCAAGGGAGAACTAAAGGTAAATGTTTCTACAGCAGGAGAGGGAAAAGCTAGACTTGTTATGAGGACCAAAGGAAATTACAGGTTGATCTTGAATGCAAGCCTTTATCCAGAAATGAAGctcacaaatatggataaaagaggGCTTACTTTTGCTTGCCTGAATAGTGCTGGTGACGGGAAAGAAGGGCTTTCTACAATTGCTCTGAAGTTCAAGGATGCATCCATTGTTGAGGAGTTTCGAGCTGCTGTTGCGAAACATAAAGGTACTACAACTGGTTCCTTGAAGACACCTGAAAACTCTCCTAAAGCTTCAGATGATTGA